Sequence from the Polyangium spumosum genome:
CGCTCGCTGTCTCAGCGACACTGAATAACCCGACGCGATGGCGCCCATCACGCGACACGCACGGAGTGCTGCACGCGCTGCGAGCGAGCGCGCGCACGGCACCGCAGGGGAGCTCGCGCGGGGACAGGATGCCCGCCTGACGCTCGATGAACGGCACGAGCAGAGAAACAGGGATGAGCTTGAGCGTGCCCTCTCGCTCTGCGTGGAGAAGAGCCGCCTCGAATGCGGCTCGAGGAACCCGAGCAAGAGCCCCGCGGAGGATCGGCAGCGGCACGCCCTGCGTGTTCTTGTAGGCCGGATGAAGCCGGCTCATCGCCGCGAGGATCTCGCTCACGACGGCCGGATCTGGACCTGCGTCACGCGCGGCGAGGGTGCGCTTCGCGTACAGCAGGACGTCGGCGAGTTCGGGGATGCGGAGCTGCCGCAGGACATCGTTCACCTCCTCGATCGGCGTGCGATGACGCCGTCGAGGCTCGACGGGTGGGAGCACGGGCGGGGAAGGTCGGATCGTCGACGGCGGATTTGTCGAGATGGGCGCGGCCTGCGCGTTGGCGCCGCCTGGCGTACCTGTTGTGGCGCGCTCGCCGCTCAAGACGCTCTCCTCGCTTGTGCAACGAGAGCGACGCGCTCGAGCAGCCCTCGCGTCGCATGTTCGATCCCGGCAGCAACTTGTCGTGTCCCGGAGAGCGGATCCGCAGGACGAAGTACAACTTGGCCTTGCTCTTCGAGATGTAGGAGCGCCTGGTCTACTGAGGATCGTGCGATCCCGAGGAGCTTGCCGCGCAGAACAGCGAGGCTGACCGCCCCATCGTCGTCGGAGCGCATGTACATGAGCGCGTAGATGATCTGCGCCTCGACGCGCCCCTCCGGCCCCGCGAGCCTAGCTGCGGCGATGTGCTCGATGAGCTTCGCCGTCGCCTCGAGTTCGTGCGGTTCGAAGCTCCAGAGCAGCGTGTGCACCTCGTCGACAACGGCGCGTCGCCCCGGGGAGAGAGGCGAGACCAGCGTGGGGGCGGGCCTGCGTGCCCCCTTGGGCGCGGACACGAGCACGTGCGATGTCGACGCAGAGGCCGCCGAACGCGCAGGTACATGGGCCGGAACCGGAGCAGCGAGAACCGCTGCTCCAAGGCGGCGCCGCCAGAAGCCCAAGACGCCGATGAGCACGCGCCACCATGAGGGCCTCACCGGGATCGACGTGGCGGGGACAGGAGGCGCAGGCGCCGCCGGCCGCACGAAGAACGCCGTGGGGGCGTTGTCGTCCTCTTCGTGGCTCGCAGCCGGGCGCGTCAACACGCGCGTGGCGGCTTCGTCTTCTTCCTCGTCGGCCATGTACTCCTCCGGGCGCACGAATGCCGTCTGCGGCCTGAAAAAGCCGCGAAGCTGCTCGTCGTCAGCCGTGCGACGTCGACTCGGGAGACGCCGCGGACGACAGGGATGACGATCAGAGCGATGCTCGCCCGGAGGCGGGCGCGGAACCTGGGCTAGCGAATGCGAGCTGTATCCCGCGACCTCCTTCGAGCGAATATCACCATCCCCAGGCGACCGCGGTGGTATGCCTCGACGAACGCACCCCAATGCGCGCCCTGCACCGCGGCCGTCTGCGAATGATGATGATTCGCGAGGACAAACGCATGCCGGCGCTCATCGCCGGGCGCAGAAGCCGCATGTCCCTTACTCTCTAAACACGAGGCGACGCTGTCGACCCGTCCAAGAAAAGTGCACGCCTGCGTGCAAGAGGCTGGTCAGGGCGTGCTGCCGCTCTTCTGCTCATTCTGCCGCAGGCCCTCGAGCGCCGCGGCGATGTACTTGTTCCGGACCGCCGCGTGATGACTGCCCCGGTAGTCCTGTTCATGTTGTCGCAGCGTGGAGAGCGCCTCGGCGAACTGCCCGCGCGAGAGCATCTCCCGGGCTTGTTCGAGGTTTGTCGTCTCCGGGTCGTTGAGGGGCACGGCGGCGGGCGCGGCGCGCGGGGGCGCGACGACAACCACGGTGGGGCTCGGTCCGGGGGTGGCCGGAAGCGCGACGACTGAGGAGCTCTCACCACGCCCGCTCTCGTCGACCACGACGGAGAGCACCATCGGCACCGCATGCCGCGCAGCAGGCGACTCGTCGTGGGGCCAGAGCGCCACCGCGCCACCCCCACCCAGGGCGCCGACGCCGACCAGGAAGAGCGGGTGCTTGATGAGGCGCTCGAGCACCGACTTCGCCGTGGCCCGAGCAACAGGCCCAGAGCCCCGGGGCGCGATCATCTGGATAAGCCGCTTGCCCGAAGCCGGCGGTTCGGAAGGCGGCGACGGGCACGGCGGCAGGACGGGAGGAAGCACCTCGTCGAAGCCGAGCTCGCGGGCGACGCGGCGCCAGACTTCGTGCCGTGCCTTCTCGATGAAGTCGGGCGTGAGGTCCTCCGGGCGGAAGACAGTATCGAGGCCGAAAGGCAGCAGCATGAAGGGCGTGAAGTCCCGGCCGAACAGCTTCTTCACCCTGCGCCGGAAGACGTCCTTGGCCTCGACGAGCCTGGCCTGCGCCGTGTTGCGCGAGACCCCGAGCGCCGCGGCGATCTTCGGCAGCGACTCCCCGTTGAACTCGGCCCTGACCAGTACATCGACGAGCTTCGCGTCCATGGTCTTGAGCACGCGTTTGACGACCTGATCGAGCTCGTGATGCTCGAAGCGCTCGTGCGGGTTCTCGTCGCTGGGCACGTCCACGCCGACGTCTGCCTCGGGAGTCTCGAAGCGGTGGCGGTAGAGGCGGTAGTGCTCGGCAGCCTGCTGCTCGCAGATCATCTCGAGCCAGTCCTTCACCCCCGTGGATGGGACCTTGTCCAAGTTCTTGTAGACCTTCACGAAGACGAGCTGCGCGAGGTCGTTGACGTCCGCCTTGCGCACGCCCATCCGAGCCAGGATTCCGAGAACGGTCAGGATGTGCGCCGCATAGAAGCGAAGGAACGCGTCGCTCGCGTGATGCAGGAACGGGAGGAGGAGCCCCATACAGACGAACACGCGCCGAGACGGGCAACCCGTCCAATAAATCGTACGGCTTTCTGCTCGACGGCTACTTCACCGGATGTCGAAGGGAACAACCAAGCCGACCCGGACAGCACCGGTGAGACGAGGAGAGCGCCAGAGCTCCTCACCATCGACGACGAACCTACGCTGACGAGCCGCGTAGGCAATGTCCCCGTGAAGCTGGAGGCCCACGAAGCGAGCGAGCCGGAGCTCGCCGCCGAGCCGCGCGCCGAGGTCAATGACAAGGTCATCCTCCTCGCGGATGAGCTTGAATCTCTGCACATCAAGTGAAAGCCGCGCCACGTCTCCGAAGATGCAGGCACGGACGAAGGCGCGGGCTGGAAGGAGCTCATGGCGTCCGCATGCCAGCGCGGTCAGACCCACCCGTCGCGCCTCCACGTCGAGCTTCGTCGGTAAAGCCCAAGCCCGGTCGTACTGCCCTTCGACACCGATGGAGGCCCACCGCCACCGCGCCTCGATGCCCGCCGCGAGGCTCAGGGCGGTCTCGGGAGTACTCCACCAGGCAGCCCCCATGTTCGCGTAGATGGCGAGCTGCGG
This genomic interval carries:
- a CDS encoding sigma-70 family RNA polymerase sigma factor, which translates into the protein MFVCMGLLLPFLHHASDAFLRFYAAHILTVLGILARMGVRKADVNDLAQLVFVKVYKNLDKVPSTGVKDWLEMICEQQAAEHYRLYRHRFETPEADVGVDVPSDENPHERFEHHELDQVVKRVLKTMDAKLVDVLVRAEFNGESLPKIAAALGVSRNTAQARLVEAKDVFRRRVKKLFGRDFTPFMLLPFGLDTVFRPEDLTPDFIEKARHEVWRRVARELGFDEVLPPVLPPCPSPPSEPPASGKRLIQMIAPRGSGPVARATAKSVLERLIKHPLFLVGVGALGGGGAVALWPHDESPAARHAVPMVLSVVVDESGRGESSSVVALPATPGPSPTVVVVAPPRAAPAAVPLNDPETTNLEQAREMLSRGQFAEALSTLRQHEQDYRGSHHAAVRNKYIAAALEGLRQNEQKSGSTP